One window of the Zea mays cultivar B73 chromosome 3, Zm-B73-REFERENCE-NAM-5.0, whole genome shotgun sequence genome contains the following:
- the LOC103650372 gene encoding uncharacterized protein — protein sequence MAEAVASAGRLAMDSSTSVSPNQAHHNMAITEFFLDGFPDSNRLLKILGDFKEVKTGPGLESTWMHAMRYLLIQLLLQVLLHPDEYWEATFDVAICCKKSFPVIAQGDNSCAQEFVEHGIHGLHQGHSKH from the exons ATGGCGGAGGCTGTCGCGTCTGCGGGCAGGCTCGCCATGGACTCCTCGACCTCCGTCTCGCCCAACCAG GCACACCATAACATGGCCATCACAGAATTCTTCTTGGATGGTTTTCCTGATTCAAATAGACTACTTAAAATTCTTGGTGATTTTAAG GAGGTAAAAACTGGTCCTGGATTGGAGTCTACTTGGATGCATGCAATGCGGTATCTCCTTATACAATTACTGCTACAAGTTCTTCTCCATCCAGATGAGTATTGGGAGGCTACATTTGATGTGGCCATATGTTGCAAGAAATCCTTTCCTGTCATTGCTCAAGGCGATAACTCATGTGCACAAGAATTCGTTGAACACGGTATACATGGCTTGCATCAAGGACATTCAAAACACTGA